In Vibrio mangrovi, the DNA window TGGCAATTCATCCGGACAGTGCGCCGAAAGGATCGCTGCGGGTGACCTGTAGTTACTCATTCGCCGAAGACTTCCTGATGGCAGCCGCCGATGAATACCTGAGTCAGCACACTGGTGTAAGTGTCGATGTACTGGTTGTTGACCGCGCCGTCAATCTTGTCGAAGAACGGATCGATCTGGCGATTCGTATCACCAATGACCTCGATCCGAACCTGGTTGCCAGAAAACTGGGCACATGCCGCTCTGTGGTCTGTGCCAGCCCTGAATATCTGGCAAAACATGGTACACCCAGAACCCTTGAAGAACTTTCGTCTCACAACTGTCTGACTTATTCCTATTTCGGTAAAAGCTTATGGCGTTTTACCGGGCAGGACAGTCAGGATGCTATTCCCGTCGGCGGGAATTTAAGTGCCAACATTTCTAACCTGTTACTGAAAAATACCTTGCTGGGAGGCGGTATCAGCCTGCAACCTTATTACTCGGTCGCTCATGCGCTGAAAGAAGGAACACTGATACCACTGCTGACAGATTATGAGCCGAATCAACTGGGAATCTACGGTCTGTATGCAACCCGCAAACAGATGTCACCACTGCTGAGAAGCTTTATCGACTTTCTGGTTGAGAAGATGGAAAAAGACACCATGTGGCAAAAAACCGGGCCAGCTTAGATACGCTGACCCGGCAAACAAGAAGCAACTGACCGGCTTATCCGCCTGATACGCAGGTCAGTGACAAACTCAAATCTGACTGTATGCCTGCGCAATCGCCGCGCCAAGGCGGGCATTGTTCAGCACCAGCTGGATATTGGCATCCAGACTGTTACCACCGGTCAGTTCGCAGACTCTTGCCAGCAGAAACGGCGTCGATGCTTTTCCGACAATCCCTTGTTCATTTGCCTCATCCAGTGCCTGTTCAATTGCAGCATTAATGGTCTCAACCGGCATCGCGTATTGCTGAGGAATCGGATTAGCAACCACAACACCACCCTGTAAACCCATTTCCCACTTCGCTTTCAATGCCGCAGCGATTGCTTCAGCACTGTCTAAACGGTAATCCACACTCTGTTCGCTTTCACGGGTGTAGAAAGCCGGCAGACTATCGGTCTGATAACCGACAACCGGCACACCCTGAGTTTCGAGATAT includes these proteins:
- a CDS encoding LysR family transcriptional regulator translates to MDRLTALKVFVAVVEQGSLTAGAEQLDMSRAMASRYVAELESWMGTRLLHRTTRSLSLTGVGEDVLAQARAMLALGEEMEQMAIHPDSAPKGSLRVTCSYSFAEDFLMAAADEYLSQHTGVSVDVLVVDRAVNLVEERIDLAIRITNDLDPNLVARKLGTCRSVVCASPEYLAKHGTPRTLEELSSHNCLTYSYFGKSLWRFTGQDSQDAIPVGGNLSANISNLLLKNTLLGGGISLQPYYSVAHALKEGTLIPLLTDYEPNQLGIYGLYATRKQMSPLLRSFIDFLVEKMEKDTMWQKTGPA